A region from the Arachis ipaensis cultivar K30076 chromosome B01, Araip1.1, whole genome shotgun sequence genome encodes:
- the LOC107635730 gene encoding ankyrin repeat protein SKIP35 yields the protein MRKESRMATSYCCNAKKIKSAEFIDCEPGSIEKSGLENKLCRQERIEIGRLFQGAVSSHDWELAESLILYTDPQTLNDALCITVDSIWFLRTEVELKGITEFIKKLVADGACDFTRAVQRTSFLAACVSACQSRTVCLADTISIMAQRLHERLQECNGDEILKVEASAKVQKFTEWALKCISAHSRLQDVDNVGHISAIEVQLQLSGFKMFLDLAGNRLTGKDFSEAFDAACFPLTLFSSSFDPSWALGISATVIQGLLGMLVDGGADNVNQCFLEASRFGSTELVRILLQIAQRNNLDVDVDLALGFASHYCKIGTMECLVEEGNAIAFLGPLMRAAERGCIQVVEWFVQRGSRDMELCLALTAATSSCQVDIAAYILPHVPRHVLSTLSIEIIKAAGERSGGSLDGVAFLLQSDFLGDPASTYAVADIIAKSEDEGVASELRTFLHEHWSEAAYLEGVRLGQEHYMNLLRIIKWGGCLKDLPIPLIIAIAYLPLYRECSKAGGCLFSQRLRGQLVEATRRLGNTDDRVFDDLTNSRELLLVLEHHLPDFLVSTPID from the exons ATGAGGAAAGAATCAAGAATGGCAACCTCTTATTGTTGCAATGCCAAGAAGATCAAATCTGCAGAATTTATAGATTGTGAACCAGGAAGCATTGAGAAAAGTGGTTTGGAAAATAAATTATGTAGACAAGAAAGGATTGAAATCGGTCGGTTGTTTCAAGGTGCAGTGAGTTCCCATGATTGGGAGCTAGCAGAAAGTTTGATTTTGTATACCGATCCACAAACACTTAATGATGCCTTGTGTATCACAGTAGATTCCATATGGTTCTTGAGAACAGAGGTGGAACTTAAAGGGATAACTGAATTTATCAAGAAGTTAGTTGCCGACGGTGCTTGTGACTTCACAAGAGCTGTTCAAAGGACTTCATTTCTTGCTGCATGTGTCTCTGCTTGCCAGAGCAGGACAGTATGCCTTGCTGATACAATTAGTATAATGGCCCAAAG GTTGCATGAGCGTCTCCAAGAGTGCAATGGTGATGAAATCTTGAAGGTAGAAGCTAGTGCTAAGGTTCAAAAGTTTACCGAATGGGCTCTAAAATGTATAAGCGCCCATTCACGACTTCAGGATGTCGATAATGTTGGACACATCTCGGCCATTGAGGTCCAGCTCCAGTTATCTGGCTTTAAGATGTTCCTTGATCTTGCTGGAAATCGCCTTACAGGGAAGGATTTCAGTGAGGCATTTGATGCGGCATGCTTTCCTCTTACTCTTTTCTCAAGCTCATTTGATCCAAGTTGGGCACTTGGCATATCAGCTACTGTGATCCAAGGTTTACTGGGAATGTTAGTAGATGGTGGTGCTGACAATGTTAATCAGTGCTTCTTGGAGGCGTCGCGATTTGGTAGTACAGAACTCGTGAGAATATTATTGCAG ATTGCACAAAGGAATAACCTGGATGTTGATGTTGACTTGGCATTAGGCTTTGCTTCCCATTATTGCAAAATAGGGACTATGGAGTGTTTGGTGGAAGAGGGGAATGCCATAGCATTTCTAGGCCCTTTGATGAGAGCTGCCGAAAGGGGCTGCATTCAAGTTGTTGAGTGGTTTGTACAAAGGGGTAGCCGAGACATGGAGCTATGCCTTGCCCTTACAGCAGCCACTTCTAGCTGCCAAGTTGACATAGCTGCATACATTCTTCCACATGTACCTCGGCATGTCCTTTCTACGCTTAGTATCGAAATTATCAAGGCTGCCGGTGAGCGCAGCGGCGGATCTCTTGACGGCGTAGCATTTCTGCTGCAATCCGATTTCTTAGGTGATCCTGCATCTACTTATGCTGTTGCAGATATCATTGCTAAATCAGAGGATGAGGGTGTTGCTTCTGAACTAAGGACTTTTCTCCATGAGCATTGGTCAGAAGCAGCATACTTGGAAGGAGTAAGGCTAGGACAAGAGCATTACATGAACCTGTTAAGAATCATTAAATGGGGAGGGTGTTTAAAAGATCTTCCAATTCCATTGATAATTGCTATTGCTTATCTCCCTCTTTATAGAGAGTGTAGCAAAGCTGGTGGCTGTTTGTTTTCCCAAAGGCTTAGGGGACAATTGGTGGAGGCCACAAGAAGGCTTGGGAATACTGATGATAGGGTGTTTGATGATCTTACCAATTCTAGAGAACTTCTGCTTGTTCTAGAGCATCACCTTCCTGATTTTCTAGTTTCTACGCCCATTGACTAG